In Mugil cephalus isolate CIBA_MC_2020 chromosome 20, CIBA_Mcephalus_1.1, whole genome shotgun sequence, the following are encoded in one genomic region:
- the ush1ga gene encoding Usher syndrome type-1G protein homolog produces the protein MNDRYHKAARDGYLDLLKEATRKDLNAPDEDGMTPTLWAAYHGNLEALRMIVARGGNPDKCDIWGNTPLHLAAANGHLNCLFFLVSFGANIWCLDNDYHTPLDMAATKNHMDCVRYLDSIAAKQTDLNPKLVNKLKDRAFRDAERRIKQCVKMQKKHRKQMERKFHKEASDASASDIMSFSSYSSSSVSHKLRNFNTAAVSVPYSQATLHATHRGKTKIQKKLEKRKQGDGTFKIYEDGRKSVRSLSGLQLGNDVMFVKQGTYINPKDRGRRSVRDMFLKHNDDAISHAMSEPDLHRSDIDFSEISTDSGHDSLFNRPGLGTMVFRRNYVSGGMFDLGHRAEESLDQSGSNVRLRSRLQQQYLSVDEDSIGSAHSLQQRNTDELPWDEVELGLDDDDEPDTSPLEVFLATQSMSEFFSILKREKIDLSALLLCSDHDLKSIHIPLGPRKKILDACSRRLETIESPDCIEDTEL, from the exons ATGAATGACAGGTACCACAAGGCGGCCCGGGACGGCTACCTGGATCTGCTGAAGGAGGCAACTCGGAAGGACCTAAACGCACCGGATGAGGATGGAATGACACCGACGTTATGGGCTGCTTATCACGGAAACCTGGAGGCTCTGCGGATGATCGTGGCTAGAGG AGGAAACCCAGACAAGTGTGACATATGGGGGAACACACCTCTCCACCTGGCAGCTGCTAATGGTCACCTCAACTGCCTTTTCTTCCTGGTGTCTTTCGGTGCCAACATATGGTGTCTGGATAATGACTATCACACACCGTTGGACATGGCTGCCACCAAGAATCACATGGACTGTGTCCGTTACCTGGATTCCATTGCTGCCAAGCAGACAGACCTCAATCCCAAGCTTGTCAATAAGCTTAAGGACCGGGCCTTTAGGGATGCTGAGCGGCGAATCAAACAGTGtgtgaaaatgcagaaaaagcaCCGCAAACAAATGGAGCGAAAGTTTCATAAAGAGGCCTCTGATGCTTCTGCATCAGACATCATGAGCTTTTCCAGTTACAGCAGCAGTTCTGTTAGCCACAAGCTACGTAACTTCAACACAGCCGCTGTCAGTGTGCCATATTCTCAG GCAACTCTCCATgccacacacagaggaaagacaaaaatccagaagaagctggagaagagGAAACAAGGAGATGGCACCTTTAAAATCTATGAAGATGGAAGGAAGAGTGTGCGCTCCCTCTCTGGACTTCAGCTGGGTAACGATGTCATGTTTGTCAAGCAAGGCACTTACATCAACCCAAAGGACCGTGGCCGCCGCAGTGTTCGTGATATGTTCCTCAAACATAATGATGATGCTATTTCACATGCCATGAGTGAGCCAGacctccacaggtcagatattgaCTTCTCTGAAATCAGCACAGATTCTGGACATGATTCCCTGTTCAACAGACCTGGTCTCGGCACCATGGTCTTTAGAAGGAACTATGTGAGTGGGGGTATGTTTGACCTTGGCCATCGAGCGGAAGAAAGTTTAGATCAGTCAGGCAGTAATGTACGTTTACGCAGTCGACTTCAGCAGCAATACTTAAGTGTAGATGAAGACAGCATCGGCAGTGCACACAGCTTGCAGCAGAGGAATACTGATGAGCTGCCATGGGATGAAGTCGAATTAGGgctggatgatgatgatgagccTGACACAAGCCCCCTGGAGGTCTTCCTCGCCACACAGAGTATGAGCGaatttttctccattttgaagAGGGAGAAAATTGACCTTTCAGCACTGTTGCTGTGCTCTGATCATGACCTGAAGAGTATCCATATCCCTTTAGGACCAAGGAAAAAAATCTTAGATGCCTGCAGTAGACGGCTAGAGACCATAGAGAGCCCTGACTGCATCGAGGACACAGAACTGTAA